From a single Pelobacter seleniigenes DSM 18267 genomic region:
- a CDS encoding SdrD B-like domain-containing protein, with translation MLSWRFFRQLLRWAFFCCLLLTTLGTGESLGAPCDTKSGYPFVAHDLSVSYCELCGYGYVTVVINNPYRYTQISPSPQIPDLPGALMSNLVLQENLGISGLSYEPNAPNPVTYRVNNGVTLAGSAPTISGSGAILTFSAAEIPALASLAANPSANQVNRITIRFAVSRTSSPEALVSASRGVQATLLFTTDSGCADSPQTATATLPLQEPLPQITKTGWNYDAGQRQNSAGDPVYGTNNDDIVWRVRVTNSGLAGLQDLRFDDLMTAGSVDINYACASEAAANSLAAANGSGSVAGCVPAGNNLNDFIVTNPFGNTALSFDNQEVDVSAGGTTSIYLVGKITAGGSCETSKVNSVSDVQWGCGVQNPAGGISATSTGIVPADTATFYSLYSDNHADLSVERQLTGTNTAQPVGSKGTMTITIRNFSGGSVKNIQLADVLPPEYVVDATFLPEIEVTPAYGTAYAGMVDTLTWTNRNSGDPLANTAPEFDLTSSTTHPVYADQVNMLRHGDVAVVRFRVVLIESAYYDRAANLDVYPEEYPLTGTDPTFQTPLSNTLTVDFDLFCGSQGHQTLTLTGNGSADPTGTEIPAFPEDLDIAVGGDVFILTNDPNQLLTLPILVTNNGGHDATDYHVFTSFGATMEVVSAPSGCAPITLSGSPNQPAPWKVLVDPTAIPATATVYECVSPATIAPGRTVTYNFQVRKSTNPSDIALDDLSLRADVVGEITLSDGTPLTFPAPVVRADGELDRANNYSLDAAWARVIGFNLKKTQLGTCNENNPPSYDGNGFEEVQIGEECDFHIETGGWFGFKTPGFIYIAVQNIDVADQVPDGQAYLSSSNPYAESTALIQNVSLNPTGLAPLDEGWFDWRFNVPDSERIEQADEWFVVNTKTRLLNKPIDDRAVPNLHAADSDNVLSSTFDATFSNVNTGLVEQYSLGPSTVGYPREAIRRVDLTVTEPRLVLVKEVCNESLYGSGPSCSNFVPVADDGDAFDSYIYRITVTNEATADGVQRAPAYDVTVTDQLDASDLAYVFPFAGDGLDNDGDGTSGAADSDGEGSNSDNSVKNGIPAELTFSYTHSNALQRIDPGQSVELYYRVDYDDDAAPLQVFTNAVSAVYDSLSGPSGNQTNPTGNNSELGGARLYQSETANASVQVIPVATQPKTVTATANTPLLSVPGTQDVTIGEELEYQLDVLLPVALVRNFVIRDELPVGLRCSEAPAVNLDAAPFSAAGFEPGGVITPTCNGNLVEWNFGDQRLTIGGSATRFDLAVNFIARLENSDQTNDADLIANGSPATVTKAEYLDESGALVSYNIDQVAVQVREPRIELAQTFSVANADAADLVTVTVTATNSGTAPAYNLRVYDDLTATRFSYAGGVGGTNPPDAVDLLSLGPEQPVFGWSTPAEIAVGASVSFSYQIRVADDVRPHEELSNTIEAAWTSLPAQTTALNSGGSIGSAGAIDGMRNGSIPNSGDPVNDYETTAAAQLSVPGLQLTKTDLNPATVPTIGVRKQFQIDLRLPEGVTEGINISDNLAAAGLSYVLANNSSYDISYSFSGIATINGLPPAEAALNAFPADQSSGTVSWDVGTITTLSEDDSSSSSLTPTLSLNYFARVNNDLDTDAGDPLQNGATAVYLNGATAGEENLSAVAPAVVVSEPDVTLVKTVANVTAGKDATAAPVAGDILEYRLTLVNTGSSNSTAFDLNIVDTLPAGVVLDSSFTPTASLDGSALSGFVGLPAGAPAGPLTWGRGNGDGSLDVGVGQQLVIIYHCIVEVVADADGIIENGVWTDWTSLDTADAYERTGAGCPSIVAPNDYCVGPVFATTVGIAPELVFQKTVLNQTSGADPGVSASPGDVLQYHLEINNISAAQAQFTLYDELDQLNSTPWFVPGSLTLLAGPAEVAADVTGGSGGTGLLSSSNIVLDGNSSLSVDFSVQLAAVIPGGSEVLNQARLTLTGFGTFTSDDPNIAGAADPTRTLIASAPQWQFSKTSADLTGASSILLPGDQLRYTILVRNIGTEDAANVVLTDAIPANTSYVTGSTTLNGVSVADAADGSSPLVAGLLINAAGAATIGEFPADSAASDASLATVTFVVQIDSAASGGTEISNQAVLNGSGTGSGVFTEQLSDDPDTVAVADPTIDVVSSMSLSKAVFNLTSGGSGATAVPGDVLHYRLKFVNTGTATLSGLSIRDELESLQVDLPRLFVPGTLQLETVPAGADVSGSDANGGNKGSGLLVVDNLTAAAGETLVIEFNVQLAAVITSGSEVLNQAELRAENVVLKLSDSIDSALVGETDPTVTLISSAPAFQVEKTASFLDGDPTVLLAGERLRYTVTVKNIGSEDAHDVMLQDYTPANTSYIVGSTTLNGQPVSDNNGANPLHAGLLINAAEDATAGYLRADSAATANNVATVTFDVLVDSAAMDGLVLENQAFVNATGAGSGEQPEQPSDDPATPAVDDPTRVVVGNVPLLYVLKTAALAVDNNADGIVNPGDTIEYSIVMTNNGAAPATASLLTDAVPANLSYVADSLIVNGVALGSDGGVFPLAAGLGVQSADNPGSGIISMAGQVTISYRMRVNAGVAEGTRITNQAILTSNEVNDLPSDADGLAANGYQETVVVVGAVQLLEISKTVALVDGISAEPGTELVYSVRVTNIGSLPASNVLVTDDLSGLLSLVDFVSASAVMDGSASGTSFLGGVLSADYSATYGNLSPGGSFLVRFQVRINSAVAPGTTITNSATVSWDTPTQSASASVSLDVGGTPGSAALNGLIWHDSSLDRHYDEGSEIAQQDWVVALYLNGSQVATTTTDADGSYAFSGLLPTASTGVPYEIRFTAPGAGIATASLGSADSIFTNGPQRISAISVDSGSNLQNLNMPLWPNGSVYNAVARSPVSQATLTLLNALSGNALPGACFDDPVQQNQVTAANGFYKFDLNFSQAACPAGGTYLLQVTAPPSGYLATPSALIPPSSDAASAAFSVPDCPGSGVDAVPATSTYCEAIADAGIPAAGSAETTYYLHLALSNGNIPGQSQIFNNQLPIDPVLSGAVALSKVAGLRNVSKGSLVPYTIRLSNVFGSALDHIRIVDRFPAGFKYVAGSATLDGVATEPDVQGRELSWDGLTLGVNSSHTIKLLLVVGAGVGEGEYVNRAQAYNTLLGTSISGEATATVMVVPDPDFDCSDVIGKVYDDRNLNGRQDEGEAGLAGVRVVTARGLVATTDEYGRYHLTCAVVPDEDRGSNFIMKLDDRSLPSGYRVLSENPRVQRATRGKMLRFNFTATPHRVVGLDIADAAFEPGTTRIRPQWQQRLTELLKILQDAPSILRLSYLGDTETAQLAERRLDSLQERLRSRWPEAAAGYRLTIETQVFWRRGGPP, from the coding sequence ATGCTGAGCTGGCGTTTTTTTCGACAGCTGCTGCGCTGGGCATTTTTCTGTTGCCTATTGTTGACGACCCTTGGAACAGGGGAGAGCCTTGGCGCACCCTGTGATACCAAGAGCGGCTATCCTTTTGTCGCCCATGATCTGAGTGTCAGTTACTGTGAACTCTGCGGTTACGGCTATGTCACGGTCGTGATCAACAATCCCTACCGCTACACCCAGATTTCCCCCAGCCCACAGATTCCCGATCTACCCGGCGCGCTGATGAGTAACCTGGTCCTGCAGGAAAACCTCGGGATTTCCGGACTCAGTTACGAACCCAATGCCCCCAATCCAGTCACTTATCGGGTTAATAACGGGGTGACTCTGGCCGGTTCGGCTCCGACCATCAGCGGCAGCGGCGCAATCCTCACTTTTAGCGCGGCCGAAATTCCTGCCCTGGCCAGCCTGGCAGCGAACCCGTCTGCTAATCAGGTCAACCGTATCACCATCCGTTTTGCAGTCAGCCGGACCTCTTCCCCGGAAGCCCTGGTCAGCGCCAGCCGTGGCGTGCAGGCGACTTTACTCTTTACTACCGACTCCGGTTGCGCTGATTCTCCGCAAACCGCTACGGCGACCCTGCCATTGCAGGAACCCTTGCCGCAAATTACCAAAACCGGTTGGAACTACGATGCCGGACAGCGCCAGAACTCTGCCGGGGATCCGGTTTACGGCACCAATAATGACGATATCGTCTGGCGCGTGAGGGTCACCAACAGCGGCTTGGCCGGGCTGCAGGATCTGCGTTTCGATGACCTGATGACAGCGGGCAGTGTCGACATCAATTATGCCTGCGCCAGCGAAGCCGCAGCCAATAGCCTGGCCGCAGCCAACGGCAGCGGGTCGGTGGCCGGTTGTGTGCCAGCGGGCAATAATCTCAACGATTTCATCGTCACCAACCCCTTCGGCAACACGGCCCTGTCCTTTGACAATCAGGAAGTGGATGTCAGCGCTGGCGGGACCACCTCCATTTATCTGGTCGGGAAAATCACCGCTGGCGGTTCCTGTGAAACCAGCAAGGTCAACAGCGTCAGCGATGTTCAGTGGGGCTGTGGCGTGCAGAATCCGGCCGGCGGCATCAGTGCCACCTCGACCGGGATTGTCCCCGCTGATACGGCGACCTTCTATTCCCTGTACAGCGACAACCACGCCGACCTGTCCGTGGAACGGCAACTGACCGGGACCAATACGGCGCAACCGGTCGGCAGCAAGGGGACCATGACCATTACCATCCGCAATTTCAGCGGGGGGAGCGTCAAAAATATTCAGTTGGCCGATGTGCTGCCGCCGGAATATGTGGTGGATGCCACCTTCCTGCCGGAAATCGAGGTGACACCAGCCTATGGCACCGCTTATGCGGGGATGGTCGATACCCTGACCTGGACCAACCGGAACAGTGGCGACCCGCTGGCCAATACCGCTCCGGAATTCGACCTGACCAGTTCGACGACGCACCCGGTTTATGCCGATCAGGTCAATATGCTGCGGCATGGCGATGTAGCAGTGGTGCGCTTTCGGGTCGTGCTGATCGAATCCGCCTATTATGACCGCGCCGCCAATCTCGATGTCTACCCGGAAGAATATCCGCTGACCGGTACCGATCCGACTTTTCAGACTCCGCTGAGCAATACCCTGACCGTTGATTTCGACCTGTTCTGCGGTTCCCAGGGTCACCAGACCCTGACGCTGACCGGCAACGGCAGCGCGGATCCGACCGGTACCGAGATCCCAGCTTTCCCGGAAGACCTTGATATCGCCGTCGGCGGCGATGTCTTTATCTTGACCAACGATCCGAACCAACTGCTGACTCTGCCGATTCTGGTCACCAACAACGGCGGGCATGATGCCACCGATTATCATGTATTCACCAGTTTCGGTGCTACCATGGAGGTGGTCAGTGCGCCGAGCGGCTGCGCGCCGATTACCCTTTCCGGTTCACCCAACCAGCCGGCACCCTGGAAAGTGCTGGTCGATCCAACGGCGATCCCGGCCACGGCTACGGTTTATGAATGCGTCAGCCCGGCAACCATTGCCCCGGGCCGGACCGTGACCTACAACTTCCAGGTCAGAAAAAGCACCAACCCAAGTGACATTGCCCTGGACGATCTCAGCCTACGGGCCGACGTGGTCGGGGAAATCACCCTCAGTGACGGGACACCCCTGACATTTCCCGCTCCCGTCGTCCGGGCCGACGGTGAACTGGATCGGGCCAACAATTATTCCCTGGATGCGGCCTGGGCCAGGGTTATCGGCTTTAACCTGAAGAAGACCCAGCTCGGTACCTGTAACGAAAACAATCCGCCCAGTTACGACGGCAACGGGTTCGAAGAGGTGCAGATCGGCGAGGAATGCGATTTTCATATCGAAACCGGTGGCTGGTTCGGCTTCAAGACCCCGGGCTTCATCTATATCGCGGTACAGAACATCGATGTCGCCGATCAGGTTCCGGACGGCCAGGCCTATCTGTCCAGTAGCAACCCCTATGCTGAATCGACCGCCCTGATTCAGAACGTCAGCCTCAATCCGACCGGACTCGCCCCGCTGGATGAAGGCTGGTTCGACTGGCGTTTCAATGTTCCTGACAGTGAACGGATCGAACAGGCGGATGAATGGTTTGTGGTGAACACCAAAACCCGGCTGCTCAATAAGCCCATCGATGACCGGGCCGTGCCCAATCTGCATGCTGCGGACAGTGATAACGTGCTCAGTTCCACCTTTGATGCCACCTTCAGCAATGTCAACACCGGCCTGGTCGAACAGTACAGCCTCGGTCCCTCCACCGTCGGTTATCCGCGCGAAGCGATCCGCCGGGTTGACCTGACCGTGACCGAGCCCCGCCTGGTGCTGGTCAAGGAGGTCTGTAACGAATCCCTCTACGGCAGCGGCCCGAGCTGTAGCAATTTTGTGCCGGTGGCCGATGACGGCGATGCCTTTGACAGCTATATCTACCGCATCACTGTGACCAATGAAGCGACCGCTGACGGCGTGCAGCGCGCCCCGGCCTATGACGTGACAGTGACCGATCAGCTCGATGCCAGTGACCTGGCCTATGTCTTCCCCTTTGCCGGCGACGGCCTCGACAATGACGGTGACGGCACCAGTGGTGCGGCGGACAGTGACGGCGAAGGGAGCAACAGCGATAACAGCGTCAAGAACGGAATCCCCGCTGAATTGACCTTTTCCTATACCCACAGCAACGCCCTGCAGCGGATCGATCCGGGCCAGTCCGTGGAACTGTACTACCGGGTCGATTACGATGATGATGCCGCGCCGTTGCAGGTTTTTACCAATGCGGTCAGTGCGGTTTATGACAGTTTGAGCGGTCCTTCCGGCAATCAGACCAACCCGACCGGGAATAACAGCGAACTCGGCGGAGCCCGGCTCTATCAATCGGAAACCGCAAACGCCAGTGTGCAGGTGATTCCGGTTGCCACCCAGCCGAAAACCGTGACCGCCACAGCCAACACCCCGTTGTTGAGCGTGCCCGGCACCCAGGATGTAACCATCGGTGAAGAGCTTGAATATCAGCTGGATGTGCTGCTACCGGTGGCCCTGGTGCGTAATTTCGTCATTCGCGACGAACTGCCGGTCGGGCTGCGCTGCAGCGAAGCACCGGCGGTCAACCTGGATGCCGCTCCCTTCAGTGCGGCGGGGTTTGAACCGGGTGGGGTGATCACCCCGACCTGCAACGGCAATCTGGTTGAATGGAACTTTGGCGACCAGCGTCTCACCATCGGTGGCAGCGCAACCCGGTTCGACCTGGCGGTCAACTTTATCGCCCGGCTGGAAAACAGCGACCAGACCAATGACGCCGACCTGATTGCCAACGGCAGCCCGGCCACGGTCACGAAGGCCGAGTACCTGGACGAATCCGGCGCGCTGGTCAGTTATAACATCGATCAGGTGGCCGTTCAGGTGCGCGAGCCACGGATTGAGCTGGCCCAGACTTTCAGCGTGGCCAATGCCGACGCTGCCGATTTGGTGACAGTCACGGTGACCGCGACCAACAGCGGCACCGCCCCGGCCTACAACCTGCGGGTTTATGACGATTTAACCGCGACCCGCTTCAGCTATGCCGGCGGAGTCGGCGGCACGAACCCTCCGGATGCGGTGGATCTCTTGAGTCTGGGGCCGGAGCAGCCGGTGTTTGGCTGGAGTACGCCGGCCGAGATCGCGGTGGGAGCTAGTGTCAGCTTCAGCTATCAGATCCGCGTGGCCGACGATGTCCGGCCCCATGAGGAGCTGAGTAATACAATTGAGGCGGCCTGGACCTCCTTGCCCGCTCAAACCACCGCCCTCAACAGCGGCGGCAGCATCGGCAGCGCCGGAGCCATTGATGGTATGCGTAACGGCAGCATTCCCAACAGCGGTGATCCGGTCAATGATTACGAGACCACCGCCGCTGCGCAGCTGAGCGTTCCTGGGCTGCAACTGACCAAGACCGACCTGAACCCAGCCACTGTGCCCACGATCGGGGTGCGCAAGCAGTTCCAGATCGATCTGCGCCTGCCGGAAGGGGTCACTGAAGGCATCAACATCAGTGACAACCTGGCTGCCGCCGGTCTCAGTTATGTCCTGGCCAACAACAGTAGCTACGATATCTCCTACAGCTTCAGCGGCATCGCCACCATTAACGGTCTGCCGCCGGCAGAAGCCGCGTTGAATGCGTTCCCCGCCGACCAGAGCAGCGGTACCGTGAGCTGGGATGTCGGCACCATCACCACCCTGAGTGAGGATGACAGCAGCTCATCCAGCCTGACCCCGACCCTCAGCCTGAACTATTTTGCCCGGGTCAACAACGACCTTGACACCGATGCCGGCGATCCGCTCCAGAACGGGGCAACGGCCGTTTATCTGAATGGTGCGACGGCCGGCGAGGAAAACCTGAGCGCCGTGGCCCCGGCTGTGGTGGTGTCGGAACCCGATGTCACCCTGGTCAAGACCGTGGCCAATGTTACTGCTGGCAAGGATGCGACAGCCGCGCCGGTAGCCGGGGATATTCTGGAGTATCGCTTGACCCTGGTTAATACCGGCAGCAGCAATTCCACCGCTTTTGATCTGAATATTGTTGATACCCTGCCGGCCGGCGTGGTTCTGGACAGCAGCTTTACCCCGACAGCCAGCCTTGACGGCAGCGCGCTGAGTGGCTTTGTCGGGCTGCCGGCCGGTGCACCGGCCGGACCGTTGACCTGGGGCCGTGGTAATGGTGACGGCAGCCTGGATGTCGGCGTCGGGCAACAGCTGGTCATCATTTATCACTGTATTGTCGAGGTGGTGGCCGATGCTGACGGGATTATCGAAAATGGAGTCTGGACCGATTGGACCTCCCTTGATACGGCCGATGCCTATGAGCGGACCGGAGCCGGTTGCCCAAGCATTGTTGCACCCAATGATTATTGCGTTGGACCGGTCTTTGCCACGACTGTCGGTATCGCCCCGGAACTGGTCTTCCAGAAAACCGTGCTCAACCAGACCAGCGGCGCCGATCCGGGCGTCTCGGCCAGTCCCGGTGACGTGCTCCAATACCATCTGGAAATCAACAATATCAGCGCGGCCCAGGCTCAATTCACCCTGTACGATGAACTTGATCAGCTGAATAGCACTCCCTGGTTCGTGCCCGGCAGCCTGACCCTGCTGGCCGGTCCGGCCGAGGTCGCTGCCGATGTCACCGGCGGCAGCGGCGGGACCGGGTTGTTGAGCAGTTCCAATATCGTTCTCGACGGCAACAGCTCGCTCAGCGTCGACTTTTCGGTGCAACTGGCCGCGGTGATTCCCGGCGGTAGCGAAGTCCTCAACCAGGCCCGCCTGACACTGACCGGCTTCGGCACCTTCACCAGCGACGACCCCAATATTGCCGGGGCCGCCGACCCGACCCGTACTCTTATCGCTTCGGCACCACAGTGGCAGTTTAGCAAAACCTCCGCCGACCTAACCGGAGCAAGTTCAATCCTGCTCCCCGGCGATCAACTGCGCTATACTATCCTGGTGCGCAATATCGGCACCGAGGATGCGGCGAATGTCGTCCTGACCGATGCGATTCCTGCCAACACCAGCTATGTCACAGGTTCGACCACCCTGAACGGGGTCAGCGTCGCTGATGCAGCGGACGGCAGCAGCCCCCTGGTTGCCGGATTGCTCATTAATGCTGCGGGAGCTGCCACAATCGGAGAGTTTCCGGCCGACAGCGCGGCCAGTGATGCTAGCCTGGCGACGGTGACCTTCGTTGTTCAGATCGACAGTGCCGCGAGCGGTGGTACGGAAATCTCCAACCAAGCCGTTCTCAACGGTTCCGGGACTGGCAGCGGGGTGTTCACTGAACAGTTGAGTGATGATCCGGACACCGTTGCCGTGGCCGATCCGACCATTGATGTGGTCAGTTCCATGTCCCTGAGCAAAGCAGTCTTCAACCTGACCAGTGGTGGCAGCGGTGCCACTGCGGTTCCGGGCGACGTGCTGCACTACCGCCTTAAGTTTGTTAATACCGGTACCGCCACCTTGAGCGGGCTCAGTATCCGTGACGAACTGGAAAGCCTGCAGGTGGATTTGCCTCGGTTGTTTGTCCCAGGCACCCTTCAGCTGGAAACCGTTCCCGCCGGAGCGGACGTCAGCGGCAGTGATGCCAATGGCGGCAACAAAGGGAGCGGGTTGCTGGTCGTTGACAATCTGACCGCCGCAGCCGGAGAAACCCTGGTCATTGAATTCAACGTGCAGCTTGCTGCGGTGATCACCAGTGGTAGCGAGGTCCTCAATCAGGCCGAACTGCGTGCCGAAAATGTTGTGCTGAAGCTGAGTGATTCCATTGACAGCGCCTTGGTTGGCGAGACGGACCCGACCGTTACCCTGATTAGTTCCGCGCCCGCGTTCCAGGTGGAAAAAACCGCCAGTTTCCTGGATGGAGATCCCACCGTCCTGCTCGCCGGTGAACGGTTGCGTTATACCGTGACCGTCAAAAATATCGGGTCCGAAGATGCCCATGATGTCATGCTGCAGGATTATACCCCTGCCAACACCAGCTATATTGTCGGCAGCACCACTCTCAACGGTCAGCCGGTCAGCGACAACAATGGCGCAAACCCGCTTCACGCCGGGCTGCTGATCAATGCCGCGGAAGATGCTACGGCCGGTTACCTGCGCGCTGACAGCGCAGCCACAGCCAACAATGTGGCAACGGTAACCTTCGATGTCCTGGTCGACAGCGCAGCCATGGACGGGCTGGTCCTGGAAAATCAGGCCTTCGTCAATGCTACCGGCGCGGGCAGCGGAGAGCAGCCGGAACAGCCTTCCGATGACCCGGCCACGCCCGCGGTGGATGATCCGACCCGGGTCGTGGTTGGCAACGTACCCCTGTTGTACGTGTTGAAGACCGCTGCCTTGGCCGTTGACAATAACGCTGACGGCATTGTCAATCCCGGCGATACCATTGAATACAGTATTGTCATGACCAATAACGGCGCGGCTCCGGCCACGGCCAGCCTGCTTACCGATGCCGTGCCCGCTAATCTGAGCTATGTCGCTGATTCTCTGATTGTCAACGGGGTTGCCCTGGGCAGCGACGGCGGGGTGTTTCCCCTGGCCGCCGGTCTGGGTGTCCAGTCCGCCGACAACCCCGGGAGCGGAATCATTTCCATGGCCGGGCAGGTCACCATCAGCTACCGGATGCGGGTTAATGCCGGGGTTGCTGAAGGGACGCGGATCACCAACCAGGCCATTCTGACCAGCAATGAAGTGAATGACCTGCCGAGCGATGCCGACGGACTGGCCGCCAACGGTTATCAGGAAACCGTCGTTGTCGTCGGCGCGGTCCAACTGCTGGAGATCAGCAAAACCGTGGCTTTGGTCGACGGAATCAGCGCTGAGCCCGGCACTGAACTGGTCTACAGCGTGCGAGTGACCAACATCGGTAGTTTGCCGGCCAGCAATGTCCTGGTGACCGATGACCTGAGCGGGCTGCTGAGTCTGGTCGATTTTGTCAGCGCCAGTGCGGTCATGGACGGTTCGGCCAGCGGCACCAGCTTCCTCGGCGGAGTCCTCAGCGCTGATTATTCGGCCACCTATGGCAATCTGAGTCCAGGGGGTTCCTTTCTGGTCCGTTTCCAGGTGCGCATTAATAGTGCGGTCGCACCGGGTACGACCATTACCAACAGCGCCACGGTCAGCTGGGACACCCCGACCCAGAGCGCCTCCGCATCCGTCTCTCTGGATGTCGGCGGGACCCCCGGCAGTGCCGCCCTGAACGGGTTGATCTGGCACGATTCCAGCCTTGATCGTCACTATGACGAAGGGAGCGAAATTGCTCAGCAGGACTGGGTGGTCGCGCTTTATCTCAACGGCAGCCAGGTGGCGACCACCACCACGGATGCTGACGGCAGCTACGCTTTTAGCGGTCTGCTGCCGACTGCCAGTACTGGTGTTCCCTATGAAATACGCTTTACTGCGCCCGGGGCCGGGATTGCCACGGCCTCCCTCGGTTCGGCCGATTCCATCTTTACCAACGGGCCGCAGCGGATCAGCGCGATCAGTGTCGACTCCGGCAGTAACCTGCAAAATCTGAATATGCCCTTGTGGCCCAACGGTTCGGTTTATAACGCGGTGGCCAGAAGCCCGGTCAGCCAGGCAACTCTGACCCTGCTCAATGCCCTGAGCGGCAATGCTCTGCCCGGGGCCTGTTTTGATGATCCAGTGCAGCAGAACCAGGTCACCGCGGCTAACGGTTTTTACAAGTTCGACCTCAATTTCAGTCAGGCGGCCTGTCCCGCCGGCGGCACCTATCTGTTGCAGGTGACCGCGCCGCCGAGCGGCTATCTGGCCACCCCGTCGGCGTTGATCCCGCCCAGCAGTGATGCGGCCAGCGCTGCGTTCTCGGTGCCGGACTGCCCGGGCAGTGGGGTGGATGCGGTACCGGCTACCAGCACCTACTGTGAAGCGATCGCTGACGCCGGGATTCCCGCGGCCGGCAGTGCGGAAACCACCTATTATCTGCATCTGGCCCTCAGCAACGGCAATATCCCCGGGCAGAGCCAGATCTTCAACAACCAGCTGCCCATTGATCCGGTCTTAAGCGGTGCGGTGGCCCTGAGCAAGGTGGCCGGGCTGCGCAACGTCAGCAAAGGCTCGCTGGTCCCTTATACGATCCGGTTGAGCAATGTGTTCGGCAGTGCCCTCGACCATATCCGCATTGTTGACCGGTTCCCGGCTGGGTTCAAATATGTGGCCGGCAGCGCCACCCTGGACGGGGTTGCCACGGAACCGGACGTGCAAGGGCGGGAATTGTCCTGGGATGGGCTCACATTGGGAGTTAACAGCTCCCATACCATCAAACTGCTGCTGGTGGTCGGCGCGGGGGTTGGCGAAGGTGAATATGTCAACCGGGCTCAGGCTTATAACACCCTGCTCGGAACCAGTATCTCCGGCG